One stretch of Deltaproteobacteria bacterium DNA includes these proteins:
- a CDS encoding ATP-dependent metallopeptidase FtsH/Yme1/Tma family protein, whose translation MKPTYKTILLWGIIILCSISILQLISFPPNSEQSISYSEFVKDIKENRIENVVVKGNVYTGKYKPSNSGKKFFKAIGPSNSDKINELLANSQARVEFLEHRDSSMLYQFLIYWLPMIVLVGLIIFIMRQLQAGGGKAMSFGKSKARLMTDKSRRVTFADVAGVDEAKEELQEIIEFLKNPKKFTKLGGRLAKGVLLMGPPGTGKTLLARAIAGEAGAPFFSISGSDFVEMFVGVGASRVRDLFEQGKKHAPCIVFIDEIDAVGRHRGAGLGGGHDEREQTLNQLLVEMDGFESNEGVILVAATNRPDVLDPALLRPGRFDRRVVVAKPDLRGRELILRIHMRKVPMAGDVNLSIIARGTPGFSGADLQNLVNEAALVAARTEKKAVEMVDLEFAKDKVLMGSERRSMLISEEEKKNTAYHEAGHTLVAKLILGTDPIHKVTIIPRGMALGLTQQLPEEDKHSYSKEYTENRIAILMGGRIAEELIFAAQTTGAGNDFQHATDLARKMVCEWGMSEKLGPIHYANRDEEIFLGRELAKNPNYSPSTSDLIDEEIKALILRNYERAKKLLSEHIDQLHRLAKALLEMETLSGDQIDLIMSGGTPAVVTPSAEVAEVKTRKRSKPKPIISPQPTKA comes from the coding sequence ATGAAACCCACTTATAAGACAATTTTGCTATGGGGCATTATCATCTTGTGTTCCATTTCAATTTTACAACTCATTAGTTTCCCACCCAATAGCGAACAAAGCATTTCTTACAGTGAGTTTGTAAAAGATATCAAAGAAAATCGCATTGAAAACGTGGTAGTGAAAGGCAATGTCTACACGGGTAAATATAAGCCTAGCAATTCTGGTAAAAAGTTTTTTAAAGCGATTGGCCCCTCTAATAGCGATAAGATTAATGAGCTGTTGGCCAATTCGCAGGCCCGCGTCGAATTTTTAGAACATCGCGACTCCTCGATGCTGTATCAGTTTTTGATCTATTGGCTGCCCATGATTGTTTTGGTGGGGCTTATCATTTTTATCATGCGGCAATTACAGGCCGGGGGCGGCAAGGCCATGAGTTTTGGCAAAAGTAAGGCCCGCCTCATGACTGACAAATCTCGCCGGGTTACTTTTGCCGATGTAGCGGGGGTTGATGAAGCCAAAGAAGAACTACAAGAAATTATCGAGTTTTTAAAAAATCCTAAAAAGTTTACCAAGCTGGGGGGAAGGCTTGCCAAAGGGGTTTTGCTGATGGGCCCTCCCGGGACGGGCAAAACTTTATTGGCACGGGCCATTGCTGGCGAAGCCGGGGCACCGTTTTTCTCGATTAGTGGTTCTGACTTTGTAGAAATGTTTGTAGGGGTGGGGGCCAGCCGAGTGCGTGATCTTTTTGAACAAGGCAAAAAACACGCCCCTTGTATTGTGTTTATTGACGAAATCGATGCGGTGGGTCGCCATCGTGGGGCAGGGCTAGGCGGCGGCCATGACGAGAGGGAACAAACCCTTAATCAATTACTCGTTGAAATGGATGGCTTTGAAAGTAACGAGGGGGTTATTTTGGTCGCGGCTACAAACCGCCCCGATGTTTTAGACCCCGCCTTATTGCGCCCGGGCCGCTTTGATCGGCGGGTCGTAGTGGCCAAACCCGACCTACGAGGTCGCGAATTAATTTTGCGGATTCATATGCGCAAAGTACCGATGGCAGGTGATGTTAATCTTTCGATTATTGCCCGTGGTACTCCCGGGTTTAGTGGTGCCGATTTACAGAACTTAGTTAATGAAGCAGCTCTCGTCGCGGCCCGCACTGAAAAGAAAGCTGTCGAAATGGTAGATTTAGAATTTGCCAAAGATAAAGTATTGATGGGCTCCGAGCGGCGCAGCATGTTGATTAGCGAAGAAGAGAAAAAAAATACAGCCTATCATGAAGCCGGCCACACCTTGGTGGCCAAACTTATTTTGGGGACTGACCCCATCCACAAGGTTACGATTATTCCCCGAGGAATGGCATTGGGGTTAACCCAGCAGCTACCGGAAGAAGACAAGCATTCTTATTCTAAAGAATACACTGAAAATCGCATCGCTATTTTAATGGGTGGGCGGATTGCTGAAGAACTTATTTTTGCTGCTCAAACCACCGGCGCTGGTAATGACTTTCAGCATGCCACCGACCTGGCGCGTAAGATGGTTTGTGAATGGGGGATGAGCGAAAAATTGGGCCCGATTCATTATGCTAATCGTGATGAAGAAATCTTTTTAGGTCGCGAATTAGCTAAAAACCCCAACTATAGCCCCTCAACCAGTGACCTTATCGATGAAGAAATTAAAGCACTTATCTTACGCAATTATGAGCGGGCTAAAAAATTATTGAGCGAACATATTGACCAACTGCATCGTTTGGCCAAGGCCTTGCTTGAAATGGAGACTTTGTCGGGGGATCAAATTGATTTGATTATGAGTGGGGGGACGCCGGCGGTGGTGACGCCTAGCGCTGAAGTCGCCGAAGTTAAAACTCGCAAACGGTCAAAGCCAAAGCCCATCATTTCACCCCAACCTACCAAGGCTTGA
- a CDS encoding FMN-binding protein, with translation MNENVATFIVMFAVVCFGSIAWAQKIYLTPVDALKLMFKKSSTVSEEKHAVSLELRQKLEKENRIPFPKNTYTFYVGKSGEKIDGYALIDEEIGKVEPITFVTLISPEGIIQQVEIMVYRESHGGEVAQLRFLNQFRGKTLVGDLRLNQGIRSITGATLSAKALVTGTRRALILWQNFYGK, from the coding sequence ATGAATGAAAACGTCGCTACTTTTATTGTCATGTTTGCTGTAGTCTGCTTTGGCTCAATAGCATGGGCACAAAAGATTTATTTAACGCCTGTAGATGCACTTAAATTGATGTTTAAAAAATCAAGCACGGTAAGTGAAGAGAAACATGCCGTGAGTCTTGAACTTCGCCAAAAATTAGAAAAAGAAAATCGAATTCCTTTTCCAAAAAACACTTATACGTTTTATGTGGGAAAGAGTGGGGAAAAGATTGATGGCTATGCCCTGATCGATGAAGAAATTGGCAAGGTTGAGCCCATCACCTTTGTGACTTTGATTTCTCCCGAAGGGATTATCCAACAGGTAGAAATTATGGTGTATCGCGAAAGTCATGGGGGAGAGGTGGCACAGCTGCGGTTTTTAAATCAATTTAGAGGAAAGACTTTAGTGGGGGACTTGCGGCTTAATCAAGGGATTCGTAGCATTACGGGGGCTACGCTTTCGGCAAAGGCTTTGGTGACAGGCACGAGACGGGCTTTAATTCTTTGGCAAAATTTTTATGGAAAATAA
- a CDS encoding serine/threonine protein kinase: protein MTKPRPFGHYFILEKIAQGGMAEIFKGLTYDFTGLKKFVVIKRILPHIAANKEFIRMLIDEAKIAVSLTHGSIAQTYDLGKVGRDYFIVMEYVDGKTISQIIKRSQSLHEPIPIPIIAYILSELCSGLDYIHRRTDEAGDPLHIVHRDISPQNIIVSYSGSVKIVDFGVAKAAMKASEAELGVLKGKFAYMSPEQTEGTAVDHRSDIFSAGIVLWEMLGLKRLFKKKTNADTVAAVKYQEFIAPSDLRPEVPADLDVIAQKALAKDPNVRYTSAQEMSLDLTKFILKYYPDFKQSHIVTYLEKIFTGLGEDTVAYQEKTILEEKSKATSKDLNQSTEETVLVDSRALDFRSIFDDIDVEDPSEHTKFIDFSEIEATIGIEGFHELSSERQENSKTVLLSDLYPKKTNHSHLKRNLTLGLIALLLLAGLGFYIFKIV from the coding sequence ATGACAAAACCACGACCCTTCGGTCATTACTTCATTCTAGAAAAGATCGCGCAAGGCGGTATGGCGGAAATTTTTAAGGGCCTCACTTATGATTTTACAGGCCTGAAAAAATTTGTCGTTATCAAACGTATTTTGCCCCACATTGCCGCCAATAAAGAATTTATTCGCATGCTCATCGATGAGGCCAAGATTGCGGTTAGCTTAACTCATGGGTCCATCGCGCAAACCTACGATTTAGGAAAAGTAGGGCGCGATTATTTTATTGTCATGGAATATGTTGATGGCAAAACCATCAGCCAAATCATCAAACGATCCCAGAGCCTTCACGAACCCATTCCCATTCCCATCATCGCTTACATCTTAAGTGAATTGTGCAGCGGCCTCGATTATATTCATCGCCGCACCGATGAAGCGGGTGATCCCTTGCACATTGTGCATCGTGATATCTCACCGCAAAACATCATTGTCTCTTATTCAGGCAGCGTTAAGATTGTTGATTTTGGCGTAGCCAAGGCCGCCATGAAGGCCAGTGAAGCTGAACTAGGAGTTTTGAAGGGGAAATTTGCCTACATGTCACCCGAACAAACTGAGGGTACAGCAGTTGATCATCGCTCCGATATTTTTTCGGCGGGCATTGTTTTATGGGAAATGTTGGGGTTAAAACGACTCTTTAAGAAAAAAACCAATGCCGACACCGTTGCTGCCGTAAAATATCAAGAATTTATTGCCCCCAGCGATCTACGCCCCGAAGTGCCTGCTGACCTCGATGTTATTGCTCAAAAGGCCTTGGCCAAAGATCCGAACGTTCGCTACACCAGCGCCCAAGAAATGTCGCTTGATTTAACCAAGTTTATTTTAAAATATTATCCTGATTTTAAACAAAGCCACATCGTAACCTATTTAGAAAAAATTTTTACAGGGCTTGGGGAAGACACCGTTGCTTATCAAGAAAAAACTATTTTAGAAGAAAAATCAAAGGCCACTTCTAAAGACTTAAATCAATCCACCGAAGAAACGGTTTTGGTTGATAGCCGTGCCCTCGACTTTCGTTCGATCTTCGATGACATCGATGTAGAAGACCCTAGCGAGCACACGAAATTTATTGATTTTTCCGAAATCGAAGCGACCATCGGTATTGAAGGCTTCCATGAACTTTCAAGCGAACGCCAAGAAAATTCCAAAACTGTTTTGTTATCTGACCTCTACCCCAAAAAAACCAACCACTCCCACTTAAAAAGAAACCTAACCCTAGGCCTGATCGCCTTATTGCTATTAGCGGGTTTAGGGTTTTATATTTTTAAGATTGTTTAA
- a CDS encoding FAD:protein FMN transferase, whose product MSFYKLIPLKIFLLLTSCASTTVYTRSQLLMGHVPVTISVKIASHEKALADQAMDQAYGVARNLERQLSEWQATSQISCLNQNAGRKSCKFFPDTLRVLKQAKELAEKLDGYFDIRFASKTKAGIVGEIILDEKNKSGKLTDPETQIGLGAIAKGYIVDQMLQQSELKKFTDVLISAGGDTASRGGPWPVAIQIPQQLPGKYTAPMFLKDQAIATSGNDEQPGHILSPKTMLRVERNQSVSVITNSLTLADAMATGFYVAGELTSVELLKRFPGTIMVWTDPTGKTRHYP is encoded by the coding sequence ATGAGTTTCTACAAATTAATCCCATTAAAAATATTTTTATTGCTCACAAGTTGTGCATCGACAACGGTTTATACTCGGTCGCAGTTGTTGATGGGGCATGTGCCGGTTACGATATCGGTCAAAATTGCTTCGCATGAAAAGGCCCTTGCTGATCAAGCGATGGATCAAGCTTATGGTGTGGCTAGAAATTTAGAAAGGCAGTTAAGTGAATGGCAAGCAACTTCACAAATCAGTTGTCTTAATCAAAATGCCGGGCGGAAAAGTTGCAAGTTTTTTCCTGATACTTTACGGGTATTAAAACAAGCCAAAGAACTTGCTGAAAAACTAGACGGTTATTTTGATATTCGCTTTGCGTCTAAAACAAAGGCGGGGATAGTAGGGGAAATTATTCTTGATGAAAAGAATAAGAGTGGAAAACTGACAGACCCTGAAACTCAAATTGGTTTAGGGGCTATTGCTAAAGGTTATATTGTTGACCAAATGTTACAGCAATCGGAATTAAAAAAATTTACGGATGTATTGATCAGTGCCGGCGGAGACACTGCTAGCCGCGGAGGGCCTTGGCCCGTTGCCATTCAAATTCCCCAGCAATTGCCGGGTAAATATACGGCTCCTATGTTCTTAAAAGACCAAGCTATTGCCACTTCAGGCAATGATGAACAACCGGGGCATATCCTATCTCCTAAAACGATGCTGAGAGTAGAAAGAAATCAAAGCGTATCGGTGATAACCAATTCACTTACCTTGGCCGATGCCATGGCTACAGGGTTTTACGTCGCAGGTGAACTAACAAGCGTTGAGCTATTGAAAAGATTCCCAGGAACCATTATGGTTTGGACAGATCCAACAGGAAAGACGCGTCACTATCCATGA
- the tilS gene encoding tRNA lysidine(34) synthetase TilS, which translates to MKQLLKAIKDSHASLPQEARGLPIIIAASGGLDSTVLLHGLYQLRQALPVLVVAHVNYGLRGKESDEDQAFTEQLCQLFSLRCFVLQKKIGTKANDLQNKARKIRYDFFTKIASELKGAIIATAHQRDDQVETFLLRLVQGASSHGLGGMEEFSAGLWRPLLKCPRQALEKIAQENKIEFRTDSSNQTDKYLRNKIRQQLLPLLKTLNPRIEEHIAKTATHLRSQAQWVMLMAEKFLTTHREKTGKGFSLPIIPLKEAPRALRCQVLQQAWKELSNNLPLNSKKLAQLEQAVLFPQKKRQFIFKDPILIEQTRYRISFKNI; encoded by the coding sequence ATGAAACAATTACTTAAAGCTATTAAAGATTCGCATGCCTCTTTGCCGCAAGAGGCGCGCGGCTTACCCATCATTATAGCTGCCTCCGGGGGCTTAGATTCTACGGTTTTGTTGCATGGGCTTTATCAATTGCGGCAAGCATTGCCAGTGCTCGTTGTGGCGCATGTTAATTATGGGTTGCGCGGTAAAGAATCGGATGAAGATCAAGCTTTTACGGAACAGCTTTGTCAGCTGTTTAGCTTGCGTTGTTTTGTTTTGCAAAAAAAAATAGGTACCAAAGCCAATGATTTACAAAATAAGGCGCGTAAAATTCGCTACGATTTTTTTACCAAGATCGCATCGGAATTAAAAGGCGCCATTATTGCTACGGCTCATCAACGCGATGATCAGGTAGAAACTTTCTTGTTGCGTTTAGTGCAAGGGGCCTCAAGTCATGGGTTGGGGGGGATGGAAGAATTTTCTGCTGGCCTCTGGCGGCCGCTTTTAAAATGCCCTCGCCAGGCTTTGGAGAAAATTGCCCAAGAAAATAAAATTGAATTTAGAACCGATTCTTCTAACCAAACCGACAAATATTTGCGCAATAAAATCCGCCAACAATTATTGCCCCTACTTAAAACACTCAACCCCCGCATCGAAGAACACATTGCCAAAACCGCCACGCATCTGCGCAGCCAGGCACAATGGGTCATGCTGATGGCAGAAAAATTTTTAACTACTCACCGTGAAAAAACAGGCAAGGGATTTTCACTCCCCATCATTCCTTTAAAAGAAGCACCTCGCGCCTTAAGGTGCCAGGTGTTGCAACAGGCCTGGAAAGAACTTTCAAACAACTTGCCCCTCAATTCCAAAAAATTAGCTCAACTGGAACAGGCCGTGCTATTCCCACAAAAAAAACGCCAATTCATTTTTAAAGACCCCATTTTAATCGAGCAAACCCGTTATCGAATTAGTTTTAAAAATATTTAA
- the folP gene encoding dihydropteroate synthase, whose protein sequence is MSVWKFANIEWDLEIQPRILGILNVTPDSFSDGGLFVEPQRALEHALRMEAQGADAIDVGAESTRPGACEITIAVEWQRLESVLKLLSASLKIPISLDTRKSEIARRGIATGVQIINDVSGGRFDAKMFDVVRQTKAGYILMHSRGTPDHMMEHCHYQNLFEEIKQELKNQVGLAQKQGVRPKQIVLDPGFGFAKNVEQNDDLLDNLEKVILESYPCAIGISRKRFLREKAGGEQEKLMKLGIAGCQKAYKKGVRLFRVHEVELTVKRLKGMDPGSSPG, encoded by the coding sequence ATGTCGGTTTGGAAATTTGCAAATATTGAATGGGACTTGGAAATACAGCCAAGAATCTTGGGAATCTTGAATGTTACTCCGGATTCGTTTTCGGATGGGGGGCTTTTTGTTGAACCGCAACGGGCCTTGGAGCATGCGCTTAGAATGGAAGCGCAAGGGGCTGATGCGATTGATGTTGGGGCTGAGTCGACTCGGCCTGGGGCGTGTGAAATTACCATTGCAGTAGAATGGCAACGCTTAGAGTCGGTGTTAAAATTATTAAGTGCATCGCTGAAAATACCTATTTCACTGGATACTCGCAAAAGTGAAATTGCACGCAGGGGGATTGCAACCGGGGTTCAGATTATCAACGATGTATCAGGGGGGCGATTTGATGCTAAAATGTTTGATGTCGTTCGGCAAACTAAAGCAGGTTATATTCTCATGCATTCGCGTGGAACTCCTGATCACATGATGGAACATTGTCATTACCAAAATCTCTTCGAAGAAATTAAACAAGAACTTAAAAACCAAGTTGGGCTTGCACAAAAGCAAGGGGTTAGGCCTAAACAAATCGTACTCGACCCGGGTTTTGGTTTTGCCAAAAATGTTGAACAAAATGATGATTTATTAGATAACCTTGAAAAAGTGATCTTAGAATCTTATCCTTGCGCCATTGGCATTTCACGCAAACGATTTTTAAGGGAAAAAGCGGGTGGTGAGCAGGAAAAGCTGATGAAACTTGGCATTGCTGGGTGTCAAAAGGCTTATAAAAAAGGAGTACGCCTTTTTAGGGTGCATGAGGTAGAATTGACTGTTAAGAGATTAAAAGGAATGGATCCCGGGTCAAGCCCGGGATGA
- a CDS encoding diguanylate cyclase — protein MNGQFKDDTIIRAINKDDPQAEKIPALHFLTGPAMGKLFPLLEGEWTIGRNEKSDFLVKDEAISRFHCKFIVKNNQVTVEDLQSANGSFVNGEKITRHKLQTGDKIRISSESLIRFDYVDQFDTASFHQLYNMAVVDIVTGAHTKRYFLDQLALEFSYSKRRNTHLSLILFDIDFFKNINDTYGHLAGDTLLKKLSEMTQLIIRKEDIFARYGGEEFAILMRDTQLPDAIRLAERLRLIVSEANFEFEGKMMQTTVSFGVACHIDHNFQEPEDLIKEADYYLYLAKQKGRNRVLAKPLLTST, from the coding sequence ATGAATGGTCAGTTTAAAGATGACACGATTATTCGCGCGATCAACAAAGACGATCCTCAAGCTGAAAAAATTCCCGCCCTGCATTTTTTAACCGGTCCCGCCATGGGCAAACTATTCCCTCTTTTAGAAGGGGAGTGGACCATTGGCCGCAACGAAAAATCTGATTTCCTTGTTAAAGACGAAGCGATTAGCCGATTCCATTGCAAATTTATCGTTAAAAACAACCAAGTTACGGTTGAAGATTTACAAAGTGCCAACGGAAGCTTTGTGAATGGTGAAAAGATTACCCGGCACAAACTTCAAACCGGCGATAAAATTCGCATTAGTTCAGAATCCCTCATTCGTTTTGATTATGTTGACCAATTTGACACCGCATCTTTTCATCAACTCTATAATATGGCGGTGGTTGATATTGTCACCGGCGCTCACACCAAACGTTATTTTTTAGATCAACTAGCTTTAGAATTTTCTTATTCAAAACGTCGCAACACCCATTTATCTCTCATCTTATTTGATATCGATTTCTTTAAAAATATTAACGACACTTACGGGCATCTGGCCGGCGACACACTATTAAAAAAATTATCCGAAATGACTCAGCTTATCATTCGTAAAGAAGATATTTTTGCACGTTATGGGGGAGAAGAATTTGCCATTCTGATGCGCGATACTCAATTGCCAGATGCCATCCGGTTGGCTGAACGGCTTCGTTTAATTGTCAGTGAAGCCAATTTTGAATTTGAGGGGAAAATGATGCAAACGACGGTTAGCTTTGGAGTGGCCTGTCACATCGATCATAATTTTCAAGAACCCGAAGACCTGATCAAAGAGGCCGATTATTATCTTTATTTGGCCAAACAAAAAGGGCGCAACCGCGTCTTAGCCAAACCCTTACTTACCTCCACTTAA
- a CDS encoding response regulator, with the protein MSTKAFKILLMDANVQHAELIQSALKFHFKPLRFEHVDMASKGYKKLKHQKYNLVLTDLALPDQQGEQHIQETHKLAPDCPVVVLTANGDEKNVARSIKAGAEDYIIKTRDSLEAMPKIIERIITKFERRHQNPLETLAASGALGPSLIDASARSMLKKLNAIQNNLKKLVKLNGQDPKDAKDSNEPTKDRAGLDQVYEQMMGLKEMVWKFLSGGK; encoded by the coding sequence ATGTCCACAAAGGCCTTTAAAATTTTGTTGATGGATGCGAACGTTCAGCATGCCGAGCTGATCCAAAGTGCATTGAAGTTTCATTTTAAGCCCTTGCGGTTTGAACATGTGGATATGGCCAGCAAGGGTTACAAGAAATTAAAACATCAAAAGTATAATCTGGTTTTAACTGATTTGGCCCTTCCCGACCAACAAGGTGAACAGCATATTCAAGAGACACACAAACTGGCGCCCGATTGCCCGGTGGTAGTGTTAACCGCCAACGGTGATGAAAAAAATGTGGCGCGTTCGATTAAAGCGGGGGCCGAAGATTATATTATCAAAACTCGCGATTCGCTTGAAGCCATGCCCAAAATTATTGAACGGATCATCACAAAATTTGAACGGCGTCATCAAAATCCTTTAGAGACCCTGGCAGCGAGTGGAGCCTTGGGGCCAAGTCTTATTGATGCGAGTGCACGTAGCATGTTGAAAAAATTAAATGCCATTCAAAATAATCTTAAGAAATTAGTCAAACTCAATGGCCAAGACCCTAAAGATGCTAAAGATTCTAACGAACCCACCAAAGATCGCGCTGGCTTAGATCAGGTTTATGAACAAATGATGGGCTTAAAAGAAATGGTATGGAAGTTTTTAAGTGGAGGTAAGTAA
- a CDS encoding helix-turn-helix domain-containing protein, with translation MENLGSYLKRERELRRISLEEVAKLTRINLQYLSAIESDHFERLPGITYARGFLRAYAQCIGLNDHDTLLRFDALMTQLESYGQKKSPLQEKKWIKNSLLVIAILIPVGLAIWLSYGHL, from the coding sequence ATGGAAAATCTAGGAAGTTATTTAAAAAGAGAACGTGAACTACGCCGCATCAGCTTAGAAGAGGTGGCTAAACTTACAAGAATTAATCTCCAATATTTAAGTGCCATTGAATCGGATCACTTTGAACGCCTCCCAGGCATAACCTATGCCCGCGGTTTTTTGCGAGCCTATGCCCAATGTATTGGGCTGAACGATCATGACACTTTGTTGCGTTTCGATGCTTTAATGACTCAACTAGAATCTTACGGCCAGAAAAAATCGCCCCTGCAAGAAAAAAAATGGATTAAAAATTCTCTCTTAGTCATTGCCATCTTAATCCCAGTGGGCCTTGCCATTTGGCTTTCTTATGGGCACCTCTAA
- a CDS encoding transcriptional repressor: protein MMSKSNPHEILNNYLSNKGLKQTHQREIIFNAFLESKGHVTIEALLDKARKTDTNIGYATVYRTLMLLQECGLAVQRHFGEGQSLFEPAGKHHDHLICVKCGKIVEFENDHIEKLQDSVAKKHGFHLKSHRHELYGHCSKCHAKSHS, encoded by the coding sequence ATGATGAGCAAATCGAATCCCCACGAAATTCTTAATAATTATTTGTCGAATAAAGGGCTTAAACAAACTCACCAACGTGAAATTATTTTTAACGCCTTTTTAGAATCGAAGGGCCATGTCACCATTGAAGCCCTCCTCGACAAAGCACGTAAGACAGATACCAACATTGGTTACGCCACCGTTTATCGTACGCTCATGCTCCTACAAGAATGTGGTTTGGCCGTGCAACGCCACTTTGGGGAAGGGCAGTCGCTTTTTGAACCGGCTGGCAAACACCACGATCATTTAATCTGCGTCAAGTGTGGGAAAATTGTTGAATTTGAAAATGACCACATTGAAAAACTCCAAGATTCCGTGGCTAAAAAACATGGTTTTCACTTAAAATCCCATCGGCACGAACTCTACGGCCACTGCAGCAAATGCCACGCCAAAAGCCATTCCTAA
- the recO gene encoding DNA repair protein RecO: MEIREDRGFAGNPLMQTLEKVFLLKKVHYQDAHLILTFLGENLGRFSALAYQAKVSQKRGGGLLDYTNLLEIELSAQPKSRLPVVQNIQLQASFAYIRQDYERLEKTLLWFNFLNKAIQESQVIRGLFENIQSALARMNSPEEPTHVDLDFKKKLLTQLGYHFEWKYPDSKAINKFAQHHLGFGF; this comes from the coding sequence ATGGAAATACGTGAGGATCGCGGCTTTGCGGGCAACCCCCTTATGCAAACACTTGAAAAAGTTTTTTTACTTAAAAAAGTTCATTACCAAGATGCCCATCTTATTCTAACTTTTTTAGGGGAAAACTTAGGGCGATTTTCGGCACTGGCTTACCAAGCTAAGGTAAGCCAAAAGCGGGGTGGGGGGCTTTTAGATTACACCAACCTTTTAGAGATTGAATTATCTGCCCAACCTAAAAGTCGTCTGCCCGTGGTACAAAACATTCAACTACAAGCAAGTTTTGCCTACATTCGCCAAGACTACGAACGCCTAGAAAAAACGCTGCTTTGGTTTAATTTTTTAAATAAGGCCATCCAAGAATCGCAAGTCATCAGAGGATTGTTTGAAAATATTCAATCAGCTTTGGCACGCATGAACAGCCCTGAAGAACCCACCCATGTCGATCTTGATTTCAAAAAAAAGTTGCTCACCCAATTAGGCTATCACTTTGAGTGGAAATATCCTGATAGCAAGGCCATCAACAAATTTGCCCAACACCACCTAGGCTTCGGATTTTAA